In one Pseudodesulfovibrio tunisiensis genomic region, the following are encoded:
- the rplL gene encoding 50S ribosomal protein L7/L12, whose amino-acid sequence MADITKEQVVEFIGNMTVLELSEFIKELEDKFGVEAAAPAAAVVAAPAAGGAAPAEEEKTEFDVILKAVGGNKIAVIKVVRALTGLGLKEAKAIVDEAPKALKEGIAKEEAEEAKKQLEEAGAEVEVK is encoded by the coding sequence ATGGCTGACATCACCAAAGAACAGGTTGTCGAATTCATCGGCAATATGACCGTCCTGGAACTCTCCGAGTTCATCAAGGAACTGGAAGATAAGTTCGGCGTTGAGGCTGCTGCTCCCGCCGCTGCCGTTGTTGCTGCCCCCGCCGCTGGTGGCGCTGCTCCGGCCGAAGAGGAAAAGACCGAGTTTGACGTGATCCTGAAGGCTGTCGGCGGCAACAAGATCGCCGTCATCAAGGTTGTCCGCGCCCTGACCGGCCTGGGCCTCAAGGAAGCCAAGGCTATCGTCGACGAAGCTCCCAAGGCTCTCAAGGAAGGCATTGCCAAGGAAGAGGCCGAAGAAGCCAAGAAGCAGCTTGAAGAGGCTGGCGCCGAGGTTGAAGTTAAGTAA
- the rplA gene encoding 50S ribosomal protein L1: MPKHGKNYRNAVEGTDLSQRFDIAEGVKFAVDKAYAKFDETVDVAINLGVDPKYSDQMVRGAVTLPNGLGKDVRVAAFCKGDKETEAREAGADFVGAEDLVEKVQGGWLDFDKAIATPDMMAQVGKIGRVLGPRGMMPNAKTGTVTFDIATAVKELKAGKVEFKVDKAGVLHAPIGKVSFGADKLLENLKSLLDTIMRLKPSAAKGTYVKAVAVATTMGPGVKLDPLSIRRFLDV, from the coding sequence ATGCCTAAGCATGGAAAAAATTACCGCAACGCTGTCGAGGGCACCGATCTTTCCCAGCGCTTCGATATTGCGGAAGGCGTGAAATTCGCCGTGGACAAGGCCTACGCCAAGTTTGACGAGACCGTGGATGTCGCCATCAATCTGGGTGTCGATCCCAAATACTCCGACCAGATGGTCCGTGGCGCAGTGACCCTGCCCAACGGGCTGGGCAAGGATGTCCGTGTTGCTGCCTTCTGTAAGGGCGACAAGGAAACCGAAGCTCGCGAAGCTGGTGCCGATTTCGTCGGTGCCGAGGATCTGGTCGAAAAGGTGCAGGGCGGCTGGCTCGATTTCGACAAGGCCATCGCCACCCCGGACATGATGGCACAGGTCGGCAAGATCGGCCGCGTGCTCGGTCCCCGCGGCATGATGCCGAACGCCAAGACCGGCACCGTCACCTTTGATATCGCCACCGCGGTCAAGGAACTCAAGGCCGGTAAGGTCGAGTTCAAGGTGGACAAGGCCGGCGTGCTGCATGCACCCATCGGCAAGGTCTCCTTCGGTGCTGACAAGTTGCTGGAAAACCTCAAGTCTCTGCTGGACACCATCATGCGCCTCAAGCCTTCCGCTGCCAAGGGCACGTACGTGAAGGCCGTGGCCGTGGCGACCACCATGGGTCCCGGCGTCAAGCTGGATCCCCTGTCTATCCGCAGATTTCTTGACGTTTAG
- the secE gene encoding preprotein translocase subunit SecE, translated as MARKKAKGAAAKDVNPHGAEGKIKQLLEFFEESKVEIKKVVWPSRKETIATCAAVVVVSLVIALYLGIVDLALSKAVEAILS; from the coding sequence ATGGCCAGGAAGAAAGCAAAGGGCGCAGCCGCAAAGGATGTCAATCCTCACGGAGCCGAAGGCAAGATCAAGCAGTTGCTTGAGTTCTTCGAGGAATCCAAGGTTGAGATCAAGAAGGTTGTCTGGCCCTCCCGCAAGGAGACCATAGCCACGTGTGCGGCCGTCGTTGTCGTGAGCTTGGTCATAGCGTTGTATCTGGGCATAGTTGACTTGGCGCTGTCCAAGGCCGTCGAGGCAATTCTGTCCTAG
- the rplJ gene encoding 50S ribosomal protein L10, with amino-acid sequence MNRQEKAQIIEQLHEKAAKASIAAVSDFKGMTVEEMTQLRAKCFEAGVDFQVVKNTLARLALNDTDHGSLGEHLKDNCAIAFGYEDPVALAKVLADFDKTSKVFNMKFGSLEGKYLDTDGLKELSKMPSKPELLSSVLGTMQAVPRNFVSLFANLQRKFLYALVAIKDQKDAA; translated from the coding sequence ATGAACAGGCAAGAAAAAGCCCAGATCATCGAACAGCTTCACGAGAAAGCGGCTAAGGCGTCCATCGCCGCCGTTTCCGACTTCAAAGGCATGACCGTGGAGGAGATGACCCAACTCCGCGCGAAATGCTTTGAAGCTGGCGTGGATTTCCAGGTCGTCAAGAATACCCTGGCCCGGTTGGCTCTCAACGACACTGATCACGGTTCGTTGGGCGAACATCTCAAGGACAACTGCGCCATTGCTTTCGGCTACGAAGACCCCGTAGCCCTGGCAAAGGTGCTCGCCGATTTCGACAAGACCTCCAAGGTCTTCAACATGAAATTCGGCTCCCTTGAGGGCAAGTATCTTGACACCGATGGCCTGAAAGAGCTGTCCAAGATGCCGAGCAAGCCCGAGCTGCTTAGCTCCGTACTTGGCACCATGCAGGCTGTCCCTCGCAATTTCGTGAGTCTGTTCGCCAACTTGCAGCGTAAGTTCCTGTATGCTCTGGTCGCTATCAAAGACCAGAAAGACGCTGCGTAA
- the nusG gene encoding transcription termination/antitermination protein NusG, which yields MDANIDQKAPRARWYIVHTYSGFEQRVEQTIREMMRTGQDKGLVEEVVMPTEKVVEMVKGERKTSTRKFYPGYVMVKMILTDDSWHLIQSIPRVTGFVGGKNRPTPMRDSEAENILNMMESRQEKPRPKFNFERGDDVRVIDGPFSGFNGVVEEVNYDKGKLKVSVSIFGRQTPVELDFVQVDKG from the coding sequence ATGGATGCCAATATTGATCAGAAAGCGCCCCGTGCACGCTGGTACATCGTTCACACGTACTCCGGGTTCGAACAGCGTGTGGAGCAGACCATCAGAGAGATGATGAGGACCGGACAGGACAAGGGTCTTGTCGAAGAGGTGGTCATGCCCACCGAAAAGGTCGTGGAGATGGTCAAGGGGGAGCGGAAGACCTCTACCCGGAAATTCTACCCGGGGTATGTCATGGTCAAGATGATTTTGACCGATGACAGCTGGCATCTGATTCAGTCCATCCCCCGCGTGACCGGGTTTGTCGGCGGCAAGAATCGTCCGACCCCCATGCGCGACAGTGAGGCGGAAAACATCCTCAACATGATGGAAAGCCGCCAGGAAAAGCCCAGACCCAAGTTCAACTTCGAACGGGGCGATGATGTTCGCGTCATCGACGGGCCTTTCAGTGGTTTCAATGGTGTTGTCGAGGAAGTCAATTATGACAAGGGGAAACTCAAGGTTTCCGTCTCCATTTTCGGGCGGCAGACTCCTGTCGAACTGGATTTCGTCCAGGTTGACAAGGGCTAG
- the rplK gene encoding 50S ribosomal protein L11 — translation MAKKEIGKIKLQIPAGAANPSPPVGPALGQHGVNIMEFCKAFNAKTQDQKGMIIPVIITVYQDRSFTFITKTPPAAILLKKAAKLEKGSGEPNKNKVGKVTLDQVREIAELKMPDLNCHDIEAAMQSIQGTARSMGLEVIG, via the coding sequence ATGGCCAAGAAAGAGATTGGAAAGATAAAACTGCAGATTCCCGCTGGTGCCGCGAATCCGTCCCCGCCGGTCGGTCCGGCTCTGGGCCAGCATGGCGTGAACATCATGGAGTTCTGCAAGGCGTTCAACGCCAAGACGCAGGACCAGAAGGGAATGATCATCCCGGTGATCATCACCGTTTACCAGGATCGTTCTTTCACCTTCATCACCAAGACTCCGCCGGCGGCTATCCTTCTGAAGAAGGCCGCCAAGCTGGAAAAGGGTTCCGGCGAGCCCAACAAGAACAAGGTGGGCAAGGTGACCCTTGATCAGGTTCGGGAGATTGCCGAGCTCAAGATGCCTGACTTGAACTGCCACGATATCGAAGCCGCGATGCAGTCCATCCAGGGCACTGCCCGGAGCATGGGCCTCGAAGTCATCGGCTAG